Proteins from a genomic interval of Mycolicibacterium grossiae:
- the arc gene encoding proteasome ATPase: MSESGRSGAFDEGFTTPMSSDDAAELEELRREAAVLRDQLARAAAEHGGARSPRDAHQLEARIDSLAARNAKLMDTLKEARQQLLALREEVDRLGQPPSGYGVLLSTHEDDTVDVFTSGRKMRLTCSPNIETAELKQGQTVRLNEALTVVEAGSYESVGEISTLREVLDDGRRALVVGHADEERIVWLAEPLVAADFLADGAPEAAELDEEQRARRLRPGDSLLVDTKAGYAFERIPKAEVEDLVLEEVPDVSYGDIGGLTRQIEQIRDAVELPFLHKDLYREYSLRPPKGVLLYGPPGCGKTLIAKAVANSLAKKMAELRGEDSREAKSYFLNIKGPELLNKFVGETERHIRLIFQRAREKASEGTPVIVFFDEMDSIFRTRGTGVSSDVETTVVPQLLSEIDGVEGLENVIVIGASNREDMIDPAILRPGRLDVKIKIERPDAEAAQDIFSKYLTEELPVNAEDLAEFDGDRGLTIKTMIEKIVDRMYAEIDDNRFLEVTYANGDKEVMYFKDFNSGAMIQNVVDRAKKYAIKSVLETGQRGLRIQHLLDSIVDEFAENEDLPNTTNPDDWARISGKKGERIVYIRTLVTGKSSSASRAIDTESNLGQYL, encoded by the coding sequence ATGAGTGAGTCAGGGCGTTCGGGGGCCTTCGATGAAGGCTTCACCACTCCCATGTCCAGCGACGATGCCGCTGAATTGGAGGAGCTTCGCCGGGAGGCGGCGGTTTTGCGGGATCAACTCGCACGCGCCGCCGCCGAGCACGGGGGTGCGCGCAGCCCGCGTGACGCCCACCAGCTCGAGGCCAGGATCGATTCGCTCGCCGCGCGGAACGCAAAGCTGATGGACACCCTCAAGGAGGCGCGGCAGCAGCTGCTCGCGCTCCGCGAGGAGGTCGACCGGCTCGGTCAGCCGCCCAGCGGCTACGGCGTGCTGCTGTCCACCCACGAGGACGACACGGTCGACGTGTTCACGTCCGGCCGCAAGATGCGGCTCACGTGCTCGCCGAACATCGAGACCGCCGAACTGAAGCAGGGTCAGACGGTCCGTCTCAACGAGGCGCTGACGGTCGTCGAGGCCGGCTCGTACGAGTCGGTCGGTGAGATCAGCACGCTGCGCGAGGTGCTCGACGACGGTCGCCGTGCGCTCGTGGTCGGCCACGCCGACGAGGAGCGCATCGTGTGGCTCGCCGAGCCGCTGGTGGCCGCCGACTTCCTCGCCGACGGTGCGCCGGAGGCCGCCGAACTCGACGAGGAGCAGCGCGCCCGCCGGCTGCGGCCCGGCGACTCGCTGCTGGTCGACACCAAGGCCGGTTACGCGTTCGAGCGGATCCCGAAGGCCGAGGTCGAGGATCTCGTGCTGGAGGAGGTGCCCGACGTCAGCTACGGCGACATCGGCGGCCTCACCCGTCAGATCGAGCAGATCCGCGACGCCGTCGAGCTGCCCTTCCTGCACAAGGACCTGTACCGCGAGTACTCGCTGCGCCCGCCCAAGGGCGTGCTGCTCTACGGCCCGCCCGGGTGCGGCAAGACGCTGATCGCCAAGGCGGTCGCCAACTCGCTGGCCAAGAAGATGGCCGAGCTGCGTGGTGAGGATTCGCGCGAGGCGAAGTCCTACTTCCTCAACATCAAGGGCCCCGAGCTGCTCAACAAGTTCGTCGGCGAGACCGAGCGGCACATCCGGTTGATCTTCCAGCGGGCGCGTGAGAAGGCGTCCGAGGGCACGCCGGTGATCGTGTTCTTCGACGAGATGGACTCGATCTTCCGCACCCGCGGCACCGGCGTCAGCTCCGACGTGGAGACGACGGTCGTGCCGCAGCTGCTCAGCGAGATCGACGGCGTCGAGGGGCTCGAGAACGTCATCGTGATCGGCGCATCCAACCGCGAGGACATGATCGACCCCGCGATCCTTCGGCCCGGTCGCCTGGACGTGAAGATCAAGATCGAGCGTCCGGATGCCGAAGCCGCGCAGGACATCTTCAGCAAGTACCTCACCGAGGAACTGCCGGTGAACGCCGAGGATCTGGCCGAGTTCGACGGCGACCGCGGCCTGACCATCAAGACGATGATCGAGAAGATCGTCGACCGGATGTACGCCGAGATCGACGACAACCGGTTCCTGGAGGTCACCTATGCCAACGGTGACAAGGAAGTCATGTACTTCAAGGACTTCAACTCCGGGGCGATGATCCAGAACGTCGTCGACCGGGCGAAGAAGTACGCGATCAAGTCGGTGCTCGAGACGGGGCAGCGGGGTCTGCGCATCCAGCACCTGCTCGACTCGATCGTCGACGAGTTCGCCGAGAACGAGGACCTGCCCAACACCACCAATCCCGATGACTGGGCACGGATCTCGGGCAAGAAGGGCGAGCGGATCGTCTACATCCGCACGCTCGTCACCGGCAAGAGCAGCAGCGCCAGCCGGGCCATCGACACCGAGTCCAACCTGGGCCAGTACCTGTAG
- a CDS encoding DUF503 domain-containing protein, with product MWIGWLEFDLLLGDVHSLKEKRSVIRPVVAELRRRFAVSAAETGDQDLYRRAGIGVALVAADRAHVVDVLDAAERLVASRPELQLLSARRGLHRSDD from the coding sequence ATGTGGATCGGCTGGCTCGAATTCGACCTGCTGTTGGGCGACGTGCACTCGCTCAAGGAGAAGCGCTCCGTGATCCGGCCGGTGGTCGCCGAACTCCGGCGACGCTTCGCGGTGTCGGCCGCCGAGACCGGGGACCAGGACCTGTACCGCCGGGCCGGCATCGGTGTCGCGCTGGTGGCCGCGGACCGCGCCCACGTCGTGGACGTGCTCGATGCCGCCGAGCGACTGGTCGCGTCGCGGCCCGAACTCCAGCTGCTGTCGGCCCGCCGCGGACTGCACCGCAGCGACGACTAG
- a CDS encoding tRNA (adenine-N1)-methyltransferase, producing MPTTGPFVVGDRVQLTDAKGRHYTMVLAPGDEFHTHRGAITHDSVIGQPEGSVVKSTNGDQFLVLRPLLIDYVLSMPRGAQVIYPKDAAQIVHEGDVFPGARVLEAGAGSGALTCSLLRAVGPTGTVTSYEVREDHAEHAVRNVTTFFRERPANWDLRIADLVDYDGGEVDRIVLDMLAPWEVLDAVSRALVPGGVLIVYVATVTQLSRTVEALREQQCWTEPRSWESLQRGWDVVGLAVRPQHSMRGHTAFLISARRLAPGAVTPTPLRRKRTI from the coding sequence ATGCCCACCACCGGTCCCTTCGTCGTCGGCGATCGCGTCCAGTTGACCGATGCCAAGGGGCGGCACTACACGATGGTCCTCGCCCCCGGCGACGAGTTCCACACCCATCGCGGCGCGATCACGCACGACTCGGTGATCGGCCAGCCGGAGGGCAGCGTGGTGAAGTCGACCAACGGTGACCAGTTCCTGGTGCTGCGGCCGCTGCTCATCGACTACGTACTGTCGATGCCGCGGGGCGCGCAGGTGATCTACCCCAAGGACGCCGCGCAGATCGTGCACGAGGGCGACGTGTTCCCCGGAGCGCGGGTGCTCGAGGCGGGCGCGGGTTCCGGAGCGTTGACGTGCTCGCTGCTGCGTGCGGTCGGCCCGACCGGGACGGTGACGTCCTACGAGGTGCGCGAGGACCACGCCGAGCACGCCGTCCGCAACGTCACGACGTTCTTCCGGGAACGTCCGGCCAACTGGGACCTGCGGATCGCCGACCTCGTGGACTACGACGGCGGCGAGGTGGACCGCATCGTGTTGGACATGCTGGCGCCGTGGGAGGTGCTCGACGCCGTGTCGCGCGCCCTGGTCCCCGGCGGCGTGCTGATCGTCTACGTCGCGACCGTCACGCAGCTCTCCCGCACCGTGGAGGCGCTGCGCGAGCAGCAGTGCTGGACCGAGCCGCGGTCGTGGGAGAGCCTGCAGCGCGGCTGGGACGTCGTCGGGCTCGCGGTGCGTCCGCAGCACTCGATGCGCGGGCACACGGCCTTCCTGATCAGCGCGCGGCGGCTGGCGCCCGGTGCGGTCACCCCGACGCCACTGCGCAGGAAGCGCACGATCTAG
- a CDS encoding RecB family exonuclease, translating into MTESAALAASPGVGARSEVRRPALSPSRASDFKQCPLLYRFRAIDRLPEPSSSAQVRGSVVHAALEQLYALPAADRGPDTALALIDPAWQRIAVEKPQLAAEFAPELRDELLEQARRLLSGYYRLEDPTRFSPQSCEQRVEVELADGTLLRGFVDRIDVAPTGELRVVDYKTGRAPSETRALAEAKAMFQMKFYAVALLRSRDVLPARLRLIYLADGQVLDYTPDLDELLRFEKTLMAMWRAIQSAGRTGDFRPKPSRLCDWCVHHDLCPVFGGTPPPYPGWPEVTEPAA; encoded by the coding sequence ATGACGGAGTCAGCCGCGCTCGCAGCGTCGCCCGGGGTGGGGGCACGGTCCGAGGTGCGCCGGCCGGCGCTGTCGCCGTCGCGCGCCAGCGACTTCAAGCAGTGCCCGCTGCTCTACCGCTTCCGCGCCATCGACCGGCTGCCGGAACCCTCGTCGAGCGCGCAGGTCCGCGGGTCGGTGGTGCACGCCGCCCTCGAGCAGCTCTACGCGCTGCCGGCGGCCGACCGCGGCCCGGACACCGCCCTCGCGCTGATCGATCCGGCGTGGCAGCGCATCGCGGTCGAGAAGCCGCAGCTGGCCGCCGAGTTCGCGCCCGAGCTGCGCGACGAGCTGCTCGAGCAGGCCCGCCGGCTCCTCAGTGGCTACTACCGGCTGGAGGACCCGACGCGCTTCTCCCCGCAGAGCTGTGAGCAACGCGTCGAGGTCGAGCTGGCCGACGGGACGCTGCTGCGCGGCTTCGTCGACCGCATCGACGTCGCCCCGACGGGCGAGCTGCGCGTGGTCGACTACAAGACCGGCCGGGCGCCGTCGGAGACGCGGGCGCTGGCCGAGGCGAAGGCGATGTTCCAGATGAAGTTCTACGCGGTCGCCCTGCTGCGGTCGCGCGACGTGCTGCCCGCACGGCTGCGGCTCATCTACCTCGCCGACGGCCAGGTCCTGGACTACACCCCGGATCTCGACGAGCTGCTGCGCTTCGAGAAGACGCTGATGGCGATGTGGCGTGCCATCCAGTCCGCGGGCCGCACCGGCGACTTCCGGCCCAAGCCGTCACGGCTGTGCGACTGGTGCGTGCACCACGACCTGTGCCCGGTGTTCGGCGGCACCCCGCCGCCGTACCCGGGGTGGCCCGAGGTGACGGAGCCCGCGGCGTGA
- a CDS encoding thioesterase family protein: protein MTESLYRRLPADGEYAVFDSSFGTASNWDPSIQHGSPPLALLTKAVEELTAGSGLRIGRLTLDILGAIPVAPVKVRAWRERPGTRIALTAAEMLATRPDGTDRAVARLSVWSMAPSDTVDAATDRYPPLIEGAPVANPHAWLGAPGYLETVSWRKQDTADGDAAVVWMSPLVGLVDDEPVTDVQRLAMVVDSANGVGAAIDPNAFVFMNTDTTVHLHRLPRGTDFALRARGSIGPDGIGATTAELFDRDGFIGTSAQALLVQRR, encoded by the coding sequence GTGACCGAAAGCCTCTACCGCCGGCTGCCCGCCGACGGCGAGTACGCCGTGTTCGACTCGTCGTTCGGCACGGCCAGCAATTGGGATCCGTCGATCCAGCACGGCTCGCCGCCGCTGGCGCTGCTGACCAAGGCCGTCGAGGAGCTGACCGCCGGGTCGGGGCTGCGCATCGGCCGGTTGACGCTCGACATCCTGGGCGCGATCCCCGTGGCACCGGTGAAGGTCCGGGCCTGGCGGGAGCGACCGGGCACCCGCATCGCGCTGACGGCGGCCGAGATGCTCGCGACCCGGCCGGACGGCACTGACCGGGCGGTGGCCCGGCTCAGCGTCTGGTCGATGGCGCCCAGCGACACCGTCGACGCCGCCACCGACCGCTATCCCCCGCTGATCGAGGGCGCGCCCGTGGCCAATCCGCACGCCTGGCTGGGTGCGCCCGGCTATCTGGAGACGGTCAGCTGGCGCAAGCAGGACACCGCCGACGGTGACGCCGCGGTGGTGTGGATGAGCCCCCTGGTCGGCCTCGTCGACGACGAACCGGTCACCGACGTGCAGCGGCTGGCGATGGTCGTCGACTCCGCCAACGGCGTCGGCGCGGCCATCGATCCGAATGCGTTCGTCTTCATGAACACCGACACCACGGTGCACCTGCACCGGTTGCCGCGGGGCACCGACTTCGCGCTGCGGGCGCGGGGCTCGATCGGTCCCGACGGCATCGGCGCGACCACCGCCGAACTGTTCGACCGCGACGGCTTCATCGGCACGTCGGCCCAGGCGCTGCTGGTGCAGCGCCGCTGA
- a CDS encoding FAD-containing oxidoreductase has protein sequence MTREFDAIVIGAGQAGPPLAGRLTDAGRTVAVIERKLVGGTCVNYGCIPTKTLVASAHAAHIARRSTDFGVFTGEVTVDMAKVKARKDEISTGDRRGVESWIENMPGATLIRGHARFEDAHTVRVGDEVLTAPQIFLNTGGRATIPNIPGLDEVDYLTNVGILDLDVLPEHLVVVGGSYIALEFAQMYRRFGARVSVVERGSRLTAREDTDVSAAIKDILEAEGIEVHLDATDMRVAKTDTGFDLHLGGGAQPVSGSHLLVATGRRPNTDDLGLDAAGVQTDDRGYVIVDDQLRTTAEGIWAMGDCNGKGAFTHTSYNDFEIVAANLLDDDPRRVSDRISTYALYIDPPLGRAGMTVDEVRRSGRRALVATRPMTRVGRAVEKGETQGFMKVVVDAETERILGAAILGVGGDEVVQDILDVMTADLPYTAISRTMHIHPTVSELVPTLLQGLEPLE, from the coding sequence GTGACGCGCGAGTTCGACGCGATCGTCATCGGCGCCGGGCAGGCCGGCCCGCCGCTGGCCGGGCGGCTCACCGACGCCGGGCGCACCGTCGCCGTCATCGAGCGCAAGCTCGTCGGCGGCACCTGCGTGAACTACGGCTGCATCCCGACCAAGACGCTGGTGGCCAGCGCCCACGCCGCCCACATCGCGCGCCGCAGCACCGATTTCGGCGTCTTCACCGGCGAGGTGACCGTCGACATGGCGAAGGTCAAGGCGCGCAAGGACGAGATCTCGACCGGCGACCGGCGCGGCGTCGAGTCCTGGATCGAGAACATGCCGGGCGCGACCCTGATCCGCGGCCATGCGCGCTTCGAGGACGCGCACACCGTGCGGGTGGGCGACGAGGTGCTCACCGCGCCGCAGATCTTCCTCAACACCGGTGGGCGCGCGACCATCCCGAACATCCCCGGACTCGACGAGGTCGACTACCTCACCAACGTCGGCATCCTCGACCTCGACGTGCTGCCGGAGCACCTGGTGGTGGTGGGCGGCAGTTACATCGCGCTCGAATTCGCGCAGATGTACCGCAGATTCGGGGCGCGGGTCAGCGTCGTCGAGCGGGGTTCGCGGCTGACGGCGCGCGAGGACACCGATGTGTCGGCCGCGATCAAGGACATCCTCGAAGCCGAGGGCATCGAGGTCCACCTCGACGCCACCGACATGCGGGTGGCGAAGACCGACACGGGTTTCGACCTGCACCTCGGCGGCGGTGCGCAGCCGGTGTCCGGGTCGCACCTGCTGGTCGCGACCGGCCGCAGGCCCAACACCGACGACCTCGGTCTCGATGCCGCCGGGGTCCAGACCGACGACCGTGGCTACGTGATCGTCGACGACCAGCTGCGCACGACCGCCGAGGGCATCTGGGCGATGGGTGACTGCAACGGCAAGGGCGCCTTCACGCACACGTCCTACAACGACTTCGAGATCGTCGCCGCGAACCTCCTCGACGACGATCCGCGCCGCGTCAGCGACCGGATCTCCACCTACGCGCTGTACATCGACCCGCCGCTGGGGCGTGCAGGCATGACGGTCGACGAGGTGCGCCGCTCGGGACGCCGCGCGCTGGTCGCCACGCGTCCGATGACCCGGGTGGGCCGGGCCGTGGAGAAGGGCGAGACGCAGGGGTTCATGAAGGTCGTCGTGGACGCCGAGACCGAGCGCATCCTCGGGGCGGCCATCCTCGGCGTCGGTGGCGACGAGGTGGTGCAGGACATCCTCGACGTCATGACCGCCGACCTGCCCTACACCGCGATCTCGCGCACCATGCACATCCACCCGACGGTCAGCGAGCTGGTACCGACCCTGTTGCAGGGCCTCGAACCGCTCGAGTGA
- a CDS encoding DUF4126 family protein yields the protein MNYVILALLFALLLGIVAGLRAMTPLAALSWGAFLGWINLADAPHGQWSSWLGNVIAVVVLTVLLVGELVTDQLPKTPSRRVPAQFGTRILIGALAGAVIGTPFGHIFSAIGAGMVGAVLGTLGGAQVRGALGARFGRDRPAAIIEDVVAVVAGFVIVYLAGASL from the coding sequence CCGGACTGCGGGCGATGACGCCGCTGGCCGCCCTCTCCTGGGGAGCATTCCTCGGCTGGATCAACCTGGCCGACGCACCGCACGGGCAGTGGTCGTCGTGGCTCGGCAACGTCATCGCCGTCGTCGTCCTCACCGTTCTGCTGGTCGGTGAACTCGTCACCGACCAGTTGCCGAAGACGCCGAGCCGCAGGGTGCCTGCGCAGTTCGGCACCCGCATCCTGATCGGCGCGCTCGCCGGTGCTGTGATCGGAACGCCGTTCGGCCACATCTTCAGCGCCATCGGAGCCGGCATGGTCGGCGCGGTCCTCGGGACGCTCGGCGGGGCTCAGGTCCGCGGCGCGCTCGGCGCGCGGTTCGGCCGTGACCGGCCGGCCGCGATCATCGAGGACGTCGTCGCCGTCGTCGCCGGTTTCGTCATCGTCTACCTCGCCGGCGCCAGCCTGTGA